A window of Plasmodium malariae genome assembly, chromosome: 12 genomic DNA:
TgactttttttcaaattttagtaacagttattctataaaagtttatatattttagtacttctccattttttatagttatattctttaatatgttttattttataagacTTATATTCTTATGAAGCTtctatcaaaatataaaatgaatatttaaatttttatttattaaaaatgtatagcAGTTAAATTCATAACCCTCGCAGTTTTGTTGTaacatttacattttcaGCAAAacgggaaaataaaattatttaagcatgcaaaaattgttttttcgtgtattcatattttagACCTGTTCAAAATAAAGTACAAAATGCAACGGAGAACTCATTGTCAAATGCAAGAGCAAAGGTAGCAGCGAACATAATAGCAAGGATTACAACAggtataatttttcttcgtgtatttatatatgtgcacacaTTTTCAAGCAAAatggataaataaaaaagcagagaatttaataaaataaaaatgcgaGTAATAAATGATTTTCCCTATTGTcctgtatatattaatctaCTTATAAATTACTCTTTGTGTAAGGAGTATATTTAAAACCATTAGTATTTCATTAAAAGTTTATAAAAttgtggaaaaaaaaaaaaaaaaaaagtatgattttgctttgtattttttgttattactaaaaaatttattttcccgTAATTTTACACTagtgaaaaaaggaaaaaattgtGATATTCATatgatttaaaattatgttgCATGAGGataataaatcttttttaattaatttaagaAATACTTCCGAGCTTACAAGTTTGcacgtatgcatatataaatatatatatatatatatatatatatatatatatatatatatatatatatttataagtatttgttgtgttaaaaaaaaaaaaataataaatgaataaacgaTCATGAATAATgagaaatttatataatgatcATTGAACTAGTGACCGTGGAAAGTgagtaaataataattcatgAAAAATTGGTAATGcacaaaataatgaataagcaaaaaaatgcaaaatggTAAACTGGAAATTCcgacataaaaataatatgtccATGTTCCCAATGCGAGACAGATATAATagtttttatgtaataattgttcttatttttattcttttaatccATTTATTTGGCGTGtgtgtgtttttttttttagtcaCTGCAACGTTATGCTGATATgatgaaaaatgtaaatatatatatatatatttatattcacgtgtgtatgtatacaaCTTCCCAGTATTGTAGTGAAATTTTGTTTGAAAATTGTCCTTCACGTTAGTacataaaattgtttttttcagtactttatttttcatgAGTTATGAGTACTGGCTGGAATTTTAACTTTAATCAAAAGTACgccaaaaggaaaaaaaaagaagagttaCGATACATCAAATTATTTAACAAGAAGGGGTTAAAAACCTCAAGAGAAAAGAATGACCTCTTTAGAGAAGGTTTAAATTGTGGACCCGCTGGACGCAATGCATTAATTAGATGGATTGAATGTACAAAAAgggcaaataaaaaaaaaaagaaaaagaaaaagcaaaaataaaataatacagaataatacaaaataatataaaataaaatagcacTTTCGAAAGTATACGAAAAGCTGTTTTGTATAAACTTATGAGTAATTAATATCATTTCTTTCCAATTTTAGCCaagtagaaaaaataaaatcccccaaaacaatttttttatacttgttcatttttatatatagataactACGAATTGAAAAACGAAGAAGAAAATGGCTATCCAGCTGTTAGCGCTTGTAAAGTGTGGCAAAATACTCAGTCTTTTCAAGATATTACCTTATCAGGTTTGGTTGATTTTCTTAAGTTCCTAAATATTCCTAAACATATAACATACAAAAATGTTTTCGATAATTACTTATCCCTCAAGTTCATTAGTAAAGTTAAATCGATCGAAAACTCGCAGAAGTGgtaatgaaaagaaaaaagaaaacacaaaattgaaaagaaaacaagcaaaaacgaaaaatgaaagcacaaaattgaaaagaaaacaagcaaaaacgaaaaaagaaaaaaaaaagtgtaccATAAAATGGATTTATTGCTGAAAATTGGCTCATTCGATAGCATCATTGCTCGTTATGAGAATGTGTGaccatatatatgtatgtacgtactTCTATACATTTGTGTATTCACTTTCATACGTGTGTATACATGccaataacatatataatgtatgtaCTTATTCACTGTTGCTCACAGTTTAACCAAGCTTGCAAAAAAGATGATACTAATGTTTCAAGTACGCGAAATTCAACCACTGTTCTCTATGTTACTAGAAAAAATAGATGTGATACCATTaggaattttaaatattttaatagaaGAAACTCCTGCagctaaatatttttacaaaataacgTCGATAAAAGTAAGAAGGAAAATATGGGTATTATGCCCcgataaattttatgaagaAGTTGAACATATAAttgaagaaataattttaagaatGAAATTAAGGAGTACTTATGATGAAACTATtactaatttaattaatgaaataattgaGCTAATTGgagaagaaaatgaaaaaacatttctttataatttatgtatacacattATACGATTGAAATGTTTGCAATCTATTTtgaatgaaaaggaaaatttttcCTATGACGCTTTACCTGACACGGTATCACGCAGAGGTCAACAGTCTAAAGTAGAACCACATGATGATAAGATGTCACCTATAAAAACGAAGatgcataatattataaatgaagaaaGTGTATCCcctaaaaataatactattaaAAAGGAGCACAGCGAAATAGATGAAACCATTTGTGAAATGATGTTAAATTCTAATTGTTCCTCTAGTTCAATATCAGataatattaacaacaaGCTGAAAAGATTAGAAATATGTTttgataaaattatgaacaaaaatgaaaaatatgaaaagaacTCATGGCGCTATAATGACAATTCCAAGCTATATTTTATAGCTCTTCGTGAATATAGCCAATATAATACTTCATTTCAGtatttaaagaaaaggaaaaataaagaaatacatGATGAAGGTAATATAAGGCGTATGatgaagaataataatattagtttaaataatgataaaaacaaaagaagggatatttgtataaataataataattacagcaataattattatgaaccGAAAAGTTCTCAAAAGAGAAGTTTAATTATAAgtgaagaaaagaaaaaaatgaaaaaagtgaaaatgaATTCAAATAGTTTTAATgaagttaatatatttaaaaagggtTGTTATTCAATGGAAAAGAGTCGcagtgaaaataaaaacaaatatgccCCTATGAAAGAAGTTGAGAAGGAAGAGGACGGAAGTGTTATGGGAAAAAGAGGCAAGAACAATTCAAACTGCATTGGTGTCAATAATGTGAaggaaaaggagaaaaaagaagtatcTACGCAAAATTACACAGACAATATGAGTCATAAAAGGAACATGAATGAAAATCATCAAAAGAAAACATTGTTACCTTTTGACAATATGTTCTATAGCAATCTTCGCATATTGTTATGTTTACAATACAAGGAAAAGTACAATGTAAAGGACGAAGAAATGTTGGTGATagacaaatatttttacattgttgaatttataaataatattataagagatggtatattaaatttttcaaatgaaATTAAAGCAAACGATATAATTAAGAAAACaaagaattatattagaATAAACAATATAGATGATTTGTGTGaatattctttattattcaATAACATACATTtgaaattttgtattattgaAGGAATTTgcttctatttttataaaagtaattttgatattttaacacagaaaaataatatgaatttttgGACTTCTCTTTTCTATTTTGGTATTTATAACAactttttctctttaatTAAATACGCCATAGataaaattgaatataaagacagaaaaaaaaaagtaaagaacCTTTTTGAACAAAGGCGCAAAATTATGTTGAATGAAAATGAGCAGCACAAACATAAATACTGCAGTGAGAATATACATCAGACGCTAATTGAGCAGAGGAAGGTAGAAGAAAAGTTAACTGATGATAGTGTAGAGAAAGACACAAATGATGAAAGTGAAGTAAATGATAGTGAGGGGCGTGCTGAGAGTAAACATGGATATGAACAGATAGAATACTGTGCTGAAGTTAAGGACTATTGTTGTGGTGATAGTGTTCCCTGTGAGACGTACATAAATGACGTTGAAAGTAAGGAGAGTTATCGTAATAGCCCAAACATGCATAATTCGGTAGTAAATGAATATGATAGCAACGTAAATAGCTACTACGAAGAAGACATATGTTATGATAAACTATAcaataaaaaggaaagagaAAACCAAGAACGAGCGCATTTTAAGTACATGCAGTGCcaagaggaagaagaagaagaagaagaggaagaagcaGATGAAGTAGACGAAGTAGATGAAGAAGTAGATGAAGCAGACGAAGAAGCAGATGAAGAAGATGAAGAGgatgaagaagaggaagaagaagatgaagaggatgaagaagagaaagaagaaaaggaagaagaagatgaagaggatgaagaagaggaagaggaTGAAGAAGGAGAGGATGAAGAAGGAGAGgatgaagaagaggaagaggaTGAAGAGGATGAAGAAGGAGAGGATGAACACGAGGAGAATGAAGACGAAGAgaatgaagaagaagaaaaagaagaagaagaaaacgAAGAGGAAGcggaagaagaaaaagttGCGGATGAACAGGAAGATGAAAGTGTTGAGGAAGATAAGGAAGAAATGGAAAAGGTGTATGACCGCTACCATTACAAGcaggaaaagataaaattatcTCCTTTCAGCTCTAAATTGCAAATCAATAATCCCTATGGttggaagaagaaaaaaagatatagagattcatattttaaagtgGAAGCACAAGACTTGAAAAACCTGAGTAAAGTAAAAGCAGAATTTACAACAAATAATGCAATTACATTAgaggatataaaaaatataaaatacaaattatttcctaataattgtaaagacagttattttaaaatacctTTAATTAGTGtcctaaaatatatagtaaatcCAATTAATGGACAAAGTACATTTCTCTccttttttaacttttttgaAGAAGACAATAGTAATATAGAAGAATTAAAGTCAGATAAGGagaaaaatagtattttattattgtcaGCTTTATTAAACATACCCCAAAttgattatataaaaataaaaaatttttttacaataattgATGAGTTTTTTTACCTCGAAAAAACTAATTTTAGAAATACATCAAATGGTAGTAATATGAAAGATGTTGTCTTTGTTCCTGAAAATATGAATGAAGTAAAAAGGGTAGGagcaaacaaaaaaacatgGGCCCcaaatgatatttttattagggATAGTAATTATTACAACGATCATTGCAGGATGGATAAGGAAAAACTGGAGAGCAATACTACCACATTCACGTACACAACTACAACTTCTGCTACGACTGCTACTACTGCttctataaataataattataatatgagAACAAGCCGAAACGATGCATTTAGCGAAATGAGCTATAAAAGAGACTTGCTGAAAAGTAATTGTGAATATGCATCGAATTTTgagaaagaaataaaatggGTTAAATACAatgaagagaaaataaacaattcAGACGGTAAAAGTAACAACATTGCTCTGTTAAGggataaaaatacatttgaTAGTATAGGGAAAAAGCTAGTGAATCATATAAAAGACATGAATAAGGCAATAAGTGGCAAccaatttttaataaataataatataagttCCTTATGTGAGTACTTAAATGATATTAGTAGTGCCGATAGTTCTAATAATGATATGAACGAGCAAAACGCTAGTGCCATGCATGGTTCTAATAGCATGAATAGCACTATTAACGCCAATAATGTGAATCCCATGAACGGAGGAATGACTCTGTTAAAAGGAGAACTGGGTGCTACATCTAAGAAAGTTacaaaggaaaataatatctGTTCAATTAGTTTATTTTGTGAAATAACAAATGAAATTGTTCATAAGTTAACCAAGTGCAAAGGTACTACGTCTACTAGTACATCCAGAGCTACAACGATAAATAAGTACCTCCCGtatattctaaaaatatGCTTCCTAAATCTAGACTTTTTAAAAGGAGAAAAgctaataaatatgtacataaaatatatgtatttatatgaatatttatacCATATGATTTTAAACAGAATTCTATATATTAGTACTGTTAAATCGTTtccatttttacaaaatattatattaaaggaattacatttttattttgaagattttaaaaataggaaaGTTAAGAATCTGTGGAAGTTCTATTTGTATGTTCATACCTTaattgatataaataaaaacaaaaatagttTAATAACTAAATTGTTTCATAATAATGctattgaatattttataaaacttttttattccatATCATTTTACAATCCAGCATTTTCCGTTCTTTTTCTGAAGCTTATTgaggtatatatatgtagtatatgcccaacatatatgtgtgttcctgtgcatatatatatatatatatatatatatatatatatatatatgtatatatatgagcgtaattacaatatatataacaaaacaCAAAAGTTGTTGCAGCCCCTTAgaatgtttcttttttttttttcagtggattttaaaatatacttgttcaaattttttttttactcagACCCCATTGTTTTATAggaatattgaaaataagagagaagaaatattacaaaatctATGGATGTAAGATGACATGAACATTTAATGTCTTCGTTTAAATTAATTCGATTTTAACTCTAATGATTCTTGTGATATGAAgacatgaatatatatgtacatatgtatttatttttttttttttttctagtgGAACGCATGAACGATCTTTTGCAAATATGTCcccaaataaaaaatgtcgTATTGAGGTAAAAACGAAAATATGAGCACTATCCATATATGGCAGCTGATTTTACCTtatgcatacacatatatgcatacacatatatgcatacacatatatacatatatatatatatatatatatatatatatatatatatatatatatatatatatatatatatatatataagtactcCTTCACGAATTGCAtgtacttaaatatatatatgtcaacTCGTATTGCTTGTAGAAGCATACAGACAATATGTATATCTGTTTTACAACATTTTGCAGTATAAATTTTGGTTAGACTCGTACAAGAAATTTTCCGAAAGATGAAGAGAGaggtttctttttttttttttttcttctgaaatttccttttttatataatgagagtatcaaaattttaaattcttcatttatatttgttttaaaaaatttaaataaatagttatttgtacaaatttgcgcaaattttttgtttcctaAGTAACACATGATTTTCCTTCCTTATAATCCAATTTGACTATTATACTTGTgtaaaaacaattatatatattatattttgggTCTTATTTATGAGTCATATTTTTGGGTCTTACTTTTTTACGTTTTGTAAATTCTTAACATACTATAACTTTAATATGCAAacaaaattgtttttatataatcttttttttcgttaattTTTCGCTAagatgcaaatatatatacacatactatatatatgaatttaatatttttttcgtctttttcgttctttttttttttttttttttggaatatatatattagttatcttttaattttctcttgaaaataataaaataaaaattaatatgtactaatataacaaatttttaatcAACTTTAAATGAActgattaaaaatatatcatacaATAATGTTAATAGGTATGTATGATGTTccctattttttaattttattgccttatattatttaaaaaacaaaagttgtaaagaaaaacaaaaaaaaatgtgttagCCAATATaacagaaaataatattcaacTACAGGAttgaatatatagaaattttattttttaactctttacggtttttttttttttttagttttttttaattttaataattgcTTCGAAAATAAGTTATATAACAAAGGAaactttctatttttatttaaagttaatgagttatttttttattaacctGCAATATGGGCATATAAAGGTATAATACGATGAAATATTGACATaagtaaatacaaatatgttagcaatttattacatatttagataaaaatggtaaaattaataaaattgataaaatgATATCTGTAAAGTCATAATTGTACATGTACAAGGCATCTAAATTGTAAAATACATGTGCTAttagaaatggaaaaaatatcgtttatcatatttgttctttttttttttaattggactgctaaagaaatttttgtataaatgattttttttttttttttaacaaaacataaagcaaaaaaattgaaacaAAGGATAATATAGTTTCTATTATATGTTGAAATGTATAATACCATTAGTATTTTGCATATGTGCAAATAAGTaggtattattatataatattatataaacaaatatatatgtactacatatatatatacaaatttgttacgtagtatatatattatatgtatatatataattatatgttttattgtatatatatatatatatatatataattcattgcatgttaaaatattaaggGATTTATAAACTGTATTTTGAAGTATTAAAAAGATGTACTCaagtaaatttataatatattatatttttcacataacgataaatataataataaaaatgttataaatatgtaatgggagaattaaaaaaagaaaaaaaaaaaaaagaaatattattttaatagttACATAAAAccaaaatgaagaaatataattaccAACGAATACAGAATATACAGccataaagataaaaaaacaaaaaaaaaaaggataaggaaaaaggaaaaaggaaaaagaagaaaagattACACTAATGTatacaacatatatacatagcaACATTATAaatccattttatttattttaaaagaaaatatgtcATGTTTgcgttatatattaaatcctgaaatttatcatttatatgcCGTGtatagctttttttttttttttttttttttttttttttttttttactaatcTCGTCGTCTTGTTTtctatatttgtatatatatttacataataaataaatatataatatgtacatatattcagtacgtatatatagtacatacacatacgtacacatttaatacatattttgcgacaattttgtatttttttttttttttttaatgttaaagTCCTTCcccattttattattccctaacgtatatatatatatattaatttttcatttactgCCTATACATCACTTATAGGtatatgaatacatatatatatgtgtgatACTTCGGAATACAgtgtttatgtatttatatatacatatatataactatacattgagtaaaaaaaaaatgtatagaaGCCGTGACAACcttgttaaaaataacaagaaGCATGAATTTGTCAAAAGTCAGGACGAAAAAAATTCGCAAGGAGAAAATACCaagtatattaatatttcctATCATATAAGGAAACTGTTTAGTTATTGCGATGCAGACATATTAAGgatagaaaataatttaattatctATAATAGTTTAattgataatataaaaaagaatggaaataaaataataaaaaaagaggtagaaaaaataatacgagaaaaagaaaagaatgaaaaGTACTGTTTGAAAGAAATGAAGGAAGAAGTATTCAGAGTAAACAATTTTGATTTAAAGAAAGTAGAACTagattttaaatttatagaaTGTAGCTTATGTtttgaattaattaaatttgtatgtatacaaGAATGTAATCATACCTACtgttttttatgtttttatcgtttattatatatggaaaaaaaagaaaatgatactgaaaataataatagaagaAATAGTAATATTCGTGAAAACAATagcagtaacaataatatgtATAGGAATTACACAATTAATCGTAATCCCCTGAGAGGTATAgataattttgaatattttaataataataatagtagatcaaatgaaagaagaaaagaagcaaaagatgaaaaatataattatgatttTGATAAAGAGAAAATGAAATGTCCTTTTTGTAAAGAACGTAacgaatatatttttttttgcctaaATAACTTTTATACCTATTTTACTTACGACAATTTGCTACAAACTTTGCtcgaaaaagaaaaagataagtATGATTTTAGTAAAGAAACCATTCAACTTACTGACTTGAATGGACATCTTTTTAACAGGAAAAATCAGAACAAAGGAAGCGAAATAAATCGTTCATTGAGAGAAAACAGGGAAGGAGGCACCTTAGAagaatatcatatatatacacatagctcaatagatgaaaatgaaaaagatcTAATTAGAACAGATAACAATATTGACgagaaaaaagataattttttaaaaggacAAAACGAattaacaacaaaaaatgatataaaaaaagccTTTTCATCATACTATgatgatattataattttgcgAAATATCCTAAAAATGAACAGTGAAGCAAACagtcataataataataatagtaatagcaatACTAGTAACAATGCaacaaaaaaatgtgaaaatttgtatttatttttttattatgagaaatatataaagaggaaaaaagagaaagtacaatttcttttaaacGCTTGTGTTAGTTCTTTAAAACGATATGcattttattcaaaaatttttgttgatacagaaaaaaaaatattttatgaatatttttatatatttagctTATCAACACTTCTTACTAGTTATGTGTGTTTATTAGCTCCTTGTATTGAATACTGGGTAATGATCCAAAGtaaaaaagtagaaaaatttaagttaAATCATAAAAcagataaatattttgaaaaaatttatatagatagtgaaaaggatataataagaaaaaaaaatgattctatatatgataaatatcAACAACCTTCCAAAAATTTTGTTTGCATAAAAGAGGAAGAATCAGAGTTATCGGATGATTATTTTAAagttatagatatattttctaaagcTTGCTTTACTAACCTGGacaatgtaaataatttaagtaatttaaaaaactacTGTTATAAAACTTTAAGTGGTTTATGTAAGCATATAGGTGAACATAATAAAACGTATTGTGATATATGTGTAGggaataatgataatatttttttatttgaatataatatattttataaaaaatatgtgaaaGTACATATAGAATATGGAGAAAAAATAtctg
This region includes:
- the PmUG01_12066500 gene encoding conserved Plasmodium protein, unknown function, encoding MSTGWNFNFNQKYAKRKKKEELRYIKLFNKKGLKTSREKNDLFREGLNCGPAGRNALIRWIEYNYELKNEEENGYPAVSACKVWQNTQSFQDITLSGLVDFLKFLNIPKHITYKNVFDNYLSLKFISKVKSIENSQKCLTKLAKKMILMFQVREIQPLFSMLLEKIDVIPLGILNILIEETPAAKYFYKITSIKVRRKIWVLCPDKFYEEVEHIIEEIILRMKLRSTYDETITNLINEIIELIGEENEKTFLYNLCIHIIRLKCLQSILNEKENFSYDALPDTVSRRGQQSKVEPHDDKMSPIKTKMHNIINEESVSPKNNTIKKEHSEIDETICEMMLNSNCSSSSISDNINNKLKRLEICFDKIMNKNEKYEKNSWRYNDNSKLYFIALREYSQYNTSFQYLKKRKNKEIHDEGNIRRMMKNNNISLNNDKNKRRDICINNNNYSNNYYEPKSSQKRSLIISEEKKKMKKVKMNSNSFNEVNIFKKGCYSMEKSRSENKNKYAPMKEVEKEEDGSVMGKRGKNNSNCIGVNNVKEKEKKEVSTQNYTDNMSHKRNMNENHQKKTLLPFDNMFYSNLRILLCLQYKEKYNVKDEEMLVIDKYFYIVEFINNIIRDGILNFSNEIKANDIIKKTKNYIRINNIDDLCEYSLLFNNIHLKFCIIEGICFYFYKSNFDILTQKNNMNFWTSLFYFGIYNNFFSLIKYAIDKIEYKDRKKKVKNLFEQRRKIMLNENEQHKHKYCSENIHQTLIEQRKVEEKLTDDSVEKDTNDESEVNDSEGRAESKHGYEQIEYCAEVKDYCCGDSVPCETYINDVESKESYRNSPNMHNSVVNEYDSNVNSYYEEDICYDKLYNKKERENQERAHFKYMQCQEEEEEEEEEEADEVDEVDEEVDEADEEADEEDEEDEEEEEEDEEDEEEKEEKEEEDEEDEEEEEDEEGEDEEGEDEEEEEDEEDEEGEDEHEENEDEENEEEEKEEEENEEEAEEEKVADEQEDESVEEDKEEMEKVYDRYHYKQEKIKLSPFSSKLQINNPYGWKKKKRYRDSYFKVEAQDLKNLSKVKAEFTTNNAITLEDIKNIKYKLFPNNCKDSYFKIPLISVLKYIVNPINGQSTFLSFFNFFEEDNSNIEELKSDKEKNSILLLSALLNIPQIDYIKIKNFFTIIDEFFYLEKTNFRNTSNGSNMKDVVFVPENMNEVKRVGANKKTWAPNDIFIRDSNYYNDHCRMDKEKLESNTTTFTYTTTTSATTATTASINNNYNMRTSRNDAFSEMSYKRDLLKSNCEYASNFEKEIKWVKYNEEKINNSDGKSNNIALLRDKNTFDSIGKKLVNHIKDMNKAISGNQFLINNNISSLCEYLNDISSADSSNNDMNEQNASAMHGSNSMNSTINANNVNPMNGGMTLLKGELGATSKKVTKENNICSISLFCEITNEIVHKLTKCKGTTSTSTSRATTINKYLPYILKICFLNLDFLKGEKLINMYIKYMYLYEYLYHMILNRILYISTVKSFPFLQNIILKELHFYFEDFKNRKVKNLWKFYLYVHTLIDINKNKNSLITKLFHNNAIEYFIKLFYSISFYNPAFSVLFLKLIETPLFYRNIENKREEILQNLWIGTHERSFANMSPNKKCRIEYKFWLDSYKKFSER